From a single Anomaloglossus baeobatrachus isolate aAnoBae1 chromosome 4, aAnoBae1.hap1, whole genome shotgun sequence genomic region:
- the LOC142303235 gene encoding uncharacterized protein LOC142303235, whose protein sequence is MEETTSLQSLSLFRQRIRRQPSKYNIFFRTKQKKTQPTRRSRRRKRRMGDDVEITENLRNVTFSSTIVHALIAEALTTLYPLFQGNSAYHNTYGITNNFPDHATSDTHLGLKSTQVRILTQVFMHRSETGSYSSFIETTCPRSEPTNSSTTILNLLNHKDSQGEYNWSLARLSEFLITHSDRVYANAIKDLVSKTSSTGANKLELWSFLDTPFLQDTPSVQNLFSCTEPETISP, encoded by the exons ATGGAGGAGACAACCAGTTTACAATCACTCAGCCTCTTCCGGCAGCGAATCCGGCGGCAGCCTTCCAAATACAACATCTTTTTTAGGACCAAGCAGAAGAAGACCCAACCAACGAGGCGGTCGAGGAGGCGGAAGCGGAGAATGGGGGATGACGTTGAGATCACAG AAAACCTAAGAAATGTCACATTTTCCTCTACCATTGTGCACGCACTAATAGCTG AGGCACTGACCACTCTGTACCCATTATTTCAAGGAAACTCAG CTTACCACAATACCTATGGCATTACTAATAACTTTCCGGACCATGCAACCTCTGACACACACCTTGGTTTGAAG AGTACACAAGTCAGAATACTTACTCAAGTGTTTATGCACAGAAGTGAAACAGGATCCTATAGCAGCTTTATTGAG ACCACTTGTCCCAGGTCTGAACCTACCAATTCAAGTACTACTATACTGAACCTTCTAAACCACAAG GATTCACAAGGTGAATATAATTGGTCATTGGCCCGGCTTTCAGAATTTCTTATAACTCACTCTGACAGGGTGTACGCAAATGCCATTAAG GATCTGGTCTCTAAGACGTCCAGTACAGGAGCTAATAAACTAGAGTTGTGGTCCTTTCTAGATACTCCTTTTCTACAAGATACCCCTTCTGTACAAAATCTCTTTTCATGCACTGAACCTGAAACAATCTCCCCGTAG